cactaccgtgttcccaaaatgtatgtattgcccagactacagttttaggcttaactaacaaatcaaagaacacgaataacactcttgaaattaagcctaaccatatcaggatttagatcatgtgatctaggatcaacttctgatattgatttgaatagatatttacggtaagtttcaaaatctaattcaaagttcaatatcggtccattccaatgcatactccatgcatccaacctgagctttactttaacctatgttctggaaagaacataacatttctccaaatgtaagtaaactctgttgtagattgtcatatcagtgaaacccagtgttctgataaatctaggaatactttattcacataatcatgtttattttccactgtgttgacaacacaataaacatgttcaagtatgtgaaaggggtttggatgaatttataaatcaaatagacaagcaattgattaagtgaaccaaaacatacacaagtgaatgaaaaattacttctgttactttattgatatagaataatctggattacattgaaacagagttttatttagggcataaaacccaacaattgagtggaagcgctaacataaatatggaatctatagcttctatttggcaaatagaagtaaaggatgatttccttcgagcttaaccaaacgaagataaatggtggagatctcatttcacttaggtgaaatatcatttatacagggttaagtgttttaaggataaaatacattgtagggtgttacggtaatttaatccctgtacagtgtaaatcatctatatagaggatcattgatcacattagggttataacaatggataactaatgacgtgtctatatcgtggaacatatagagtgtttctatatgactgagagtgcaattccaagttctaagtgtggattcaatgaggaattaataagttagggaatttacttggtaaatttggttcgacttattggaagctcggttatatagacccatggtccccatactagttgagactatactgcttgtaagactcagttaattgattttgattaatcaattaaaaatctaaaagttagactatgtctactttatgaattttaactaagcaagggcgaaattgtaaagaaaagagattttaggtttatttattgattaagagactttatatgtctaaattaataaatatattaaatggcaatattatttgataattatttccaagttattaaataattagaattggcatttaaaaggttaaattggaaaattggcatttttgagaaaatgggaatggaaaataacaaaatggaaaagttgcaaagtgaggcccaataccctttgtatgaccggccctatgcataggaaattccatttgtagtttccattattttaatgccatacaattctaacctaaacctagagggttttctataaatagaaagtgttggcttgaggaaactaaCACACACATCtatgatcactttgtttctctcagaaaaagcctcacacgccaccttctctctctctcttttcttctttgtattttcgaaaatccttgagtgatgagtagtgcccacacacatcaagtggtatctcaatcatagtatggaagactatggaaattctacatcaaagaaggagaaaagaagatccaggttcagatcttggtgatgctctgctacagaaaggaatcaagggctagagatctgaacggaaggagtcatattattccgctgcacccactgtaaggttttctaactttatatgtgtttattttcattgttttagaattcatattaggttgttaatccaacatacttgttagtaaatctagatcctagtaaaataatttccaacaatattaTGGTTGCCTTTGAGATTATGCATTATCTGAAGAGGAAGAGAGTGGGAAAGGAGGGATATATGGCTATCAAACTTGACATGAGTAAAACGTATGATCAGGTTGAATGGATCTTTATTGAAAATATGTTGGTCCGAATGGGGTTCACTCAACACTGGGTGCAATTGATAATGTTTTGTGTGACTACAGTTACTTATAATGTTACTCATGGTGGTCATGCAATGGGGCCTATTACTCCTGTTAGAGGGTTGAGACAAGGAGATCCACTATCTCCTTATTTGTTCTTAGTTTGTGCTGAGGGTCTCTCATTATTATTAAAGCATTATGAACATCAACATTGGTTGACTGGTTGTCGTGTTGCTCGTGGTGCTCCTATGGTGTCTCATATGCTTTTTACGGATGATAGTTATGTCTTTTGTAAAGCTAATGAGAATGAAGCTCAGCATGTACTTCGGCTTTTGCATAGCTATGAAATTGCTTCGGGCCAACAAGTTAATTTTGCAAAGTCATCTGTTTTTTCAGCAAGAACGTTAATATGGATGTGAGTGACCGTGTGTGTGGTCTTATGAGGCTGAATGAGGCTTCGGATGATAGTTTTTATTTGGGTCCCCCTTGCATAATGGGGAGAAATAAAAATGACATTCTTGGTTTCTTGAAGGAGAAAATGAGAAAGAAAATCTTTAGTTGGGAGACTATGTTTTTGTCTAAAGCTGGAAAAGAAGTCTTGATTAAATCAGTAGCTCAAGCCTTGCCTAATTATGCAATGAGGGTGTTTCTCTTGACCAAAGAAATTCGCTCGAGCCTTGAAGGTATGATGGCAAAGTTCTGGTGGAAATCTCAATCGAGTTCAACTAGTAAGGGAGTAAGTTGGGTTAGTTGGAAGCGGCTTTGTCAACATAAGAATTTTGGAGGGCTTGGCTTTCGGGATCTTCGTGACTACAATCTCTCTTTTTTGGGAAAACAAGGTTGGAGGTTACTTACTATGGAGGATACGCTTGTGGCGAAAATTTATAAAGCAAGATATTATCCACAAGGTTCATTTCTTAATGCCGAGTTGGGACAAAATCCAAGCTTTATTTGGAGGAGTATTTGGGAGGCTCAATCTCTTGTTTGAAGTGGTGCTAGAAAGTCTATTGCTAATGGCTCTTCGGTTAGTATTTTACATGATCCTTGGTTGCCCCATGATACTAATCCGTTTGTTTTAACTGATAATCCTGGCCTTGTTGATCAATATGTTTCAAACTTGATGGTGATTGGGGAGAGGTCTTGGGATGTTGAACTTCTAAATGACATGTTTGAAGAGAGGgacattaatttaa
This region of Cannabis sativa cultivar Pink pepper isolate KNU-18-1 chromosome 7, ASM2916894v1, whole genome shotgun sequence genomic DNA includes:
- the LOC133039779 gene encoding uncharacterized mitochondrial protein AtMg00310-like — translated: MGRNKNDILGFLKEKMRKKIFSWETMFLSKAGKEVLIKSVAQALPNYAMRVFLLTKEIRSSLEGMMAKFWWKSQSSSTSKGVSWVSWKRLCQHKNFGGLGFRDLRDYNLSFLGKQGWRLLTMEDTLVAKIYKARYYPQGSFLNAELGQNPSFIWRSIWEAQSLV